In Brevibacillus brevis NBRC 100599, a single genomic region encodes these proteins:
- the tpx gene encoding thiol peroxidase, translating into MTTAVERQGAFVFKGGPVTLLGPEIKVGDTAPNFTVVGGDLSPVTLEDSKGTVRIISVIPSIDTGVCDAQTRRFNEEAAKLEGVTVLTVSVDLPFAQNRWCGAAGIDKVKTVSDHKDLSFGTAYGVAIKEFRLLSRAVFVIDANDKVVHAEYVAAAGEHPNYEAAIAAAQAAK; encoded by the coding sequence ATGACAACTGCTGTTGAGCGTCAAGGCGCATTTGTATTCAAAGGTGGTCCTGTAACACTGCTCGGTCCTGAAATCAAAGTAGGAGATACTGCTCCTAACTTTACTGTAGTAGGTGGCGATCTGTCCCCTGTAACTTTGGAAGACTCCAAGGGCACTGTTCGCATCATCTCCGTAATCCCTTCTATTGACACTGGCGTGTGCGATGCACAAACTCGTCGTTTCAACGAAGAGGCTGCGAAATTGGAAGGCGTTACTGTACTGACTGTTTCCGTTGACCTGCCATTCGCGCAAAACCGCTGGTGCGGTGCTGCTGGCATCGACAAGGTGAAAACCGTATCTGACCACAAAGACCTGAGCTTCGGTACAGCTTATGGCGTAGCGATCAAAGAATTCCGTCTCTTGTCTCGCGCTGTATTCGTAATCGATGCAAACGACAAGGTTGTACACGCTGAGTATGTGGCTGCTGCTGGTGAGCATCCAAACTACGAAGCGGCGATTGCTGCAGCACAAGCTGCGAAGTAA
- a CDS encoding gamma-glutamylcyclotransferase family protein, giving the protein MKVNNVNDKLPVFVYGTLLAGFGNHRIYVKPYKHESTPATIQGEIYHLPAGYPGLLKGEQEVVGEIVMFAPDVYEQALAGLDELETYYGESDPRNEYERIIVPATMEGTGQVVSVYVYRYLDQDLVKQTGVHISHGNWRRYMQELTNS; this is encoded by the coding sequence ATGAAGGTGAACAATGTAAACGATAAGCTGCCTGTATTTGTGTACGGCACGCTTTTAGCTGGTTTTGGGAATCATCGGATTTACGTGAAACCGTATAAGCATGAGTCAACACCTGCGACGATTCAGGGTGAGATTTATCATTTGCCGGCAGGCTATCCGGGATTGCTGAAAGGAGAGCAGGAGGTCGTGGGGGAGATCGTCATGTTTGCCCCTGACGTGTACGAGCAAGCACTAGCTGGACTGGACGAGCTGGAGACGTACTATGGCGAGAGTGATCCGCGCAATGAATACGAACGGATCATCGTGCCAGCGACTATGGAAGGAACAGGTCAGGTCGTAAGCGTCTATGTTTATCGTTATTTGGATCAAGACCTGGTCAAGCAAACAGGGGTGCACATTTCGCATGGGAATTGGCGACGCTACATGCAGGAGCTGACGAATAGCTAG
- a CDS encoding pyruvate carboxylase: protein MKKRKINRLLVANRGEIAIRIFRAATELGIRTVAVYSEQDNVSIHRFKADESYLVGAGKGPIEAYLDIESIIEIAKRNDIDAIHPGYGFLAENADFAKRCQEEGIIFIGPSPELIDKFGDKVEARRLAIEAGIPVIPGTPEPIETLQEALLFAKEYGYPIIIKGVSGGGGRGMRIVRSQEELQDSLDRARSEARSSFGNAKVYLERYLEQPKHIEVQILGDNHGNIVHLYERDCSVQRRHQKVVEVAPSLSLDDKLREDICQAALTLMKKAGYSNAGTVEFLLTPDKRFYFIEVNPRIQVEHTITELITGIDIVQSQIRVAEGHPLSDEEIGIRSQSDIQMSGFAIQCRVTTEDAENNFLPDAGRLSAWRSGGGFGVRLDGGNGYPGAIITPFYDSLLVKISTYGTSFDQAARKMLRTLREFRIRGVKTNLPFLENVVTHPDFLSGNYDTSFIDTKPELFIFPGRQDRGTKLLSYIGDTIVNGYPGLQKSEKKPHFDSPRIPRTPFTQPYPDGTKQILDKEGADGLVRWIQAQKQVLVTDTTFRDAHQSLFATRVRTYDLASIAEATGKLGSGLFSLEMWGGATFDTTMRFLQESPWERLQILRQRIPNVLFQMLLRGANGVGYTNYPDNVIHSFVKASAENGIDVFRIFDSLNWLPGMQTAIEAVRESGKVAEAAICYTGDILDPTKTKYSLAYYVNLAKELEKAGAHILAIKDMAGLLKPYAAYSLVSALKQEISIPIHLHTHDTSGNAGAMLLKAIEAGVDIVDACVSSMSGLTSQPSLNGLIATLAHTERETGLSLESFNKLSDYWEDVRPYYQGFESGMKASNTEVYVHEMPGGQYTNLEQQAKAVGLEGRWDEVKQMYAVVNQMCGDIVKVTPSSKVVGDMALFMVQNNLNEENIWEKGTRLDFPDSVIQFFQGYLGQPPGGFPKELQELVLKGRDAFTTRPGELLAPIDFTQVAAELEAKIGREPSHLDILSYIMYPQVYLQFEQRLKEYGDLSVLDTGTFFYGLRPGEETAITIERGKTLIIKLVAVGELHPDGRRIIYFELNGQPRELFIRDQSAKVSELIRRKAEAQNPAHLGASMPGKVLKVLVAEGDKVRKGEHLLVSEAMKMETTIQAPLDGKIKAVYVKAGEAIQTGDLLIEME from the coding sequence ATGAAAAAGAGAAAAATCAATCGCCTACTGGTAGCAAACCGCGGTGAGATCGCCATTCGGATCTTTCGTGCGGCAACGGAGCTCGGCATACGTACGGTAGCCGTCTACTCCGAGCAGGACAACGTTTCTATCCATCGCTTCAAGGCTGACGAGTCTTACTTGGTCGGAGCGGGAAAAGGGCCTATTGAGGCTTACCTTGATATCGAAAGTATCATCGAAATTGCCAAGCGCAACGATATCGATGCCATTCACCCGGGCTACGGATTTCTTGCTGAAAATGCTGATTTTGCAAAGCGCTGCCAAGAGGAAGGCATTATTTTCATTGGACCATCCCCTGAGCTGATCGACAAATTCGGGGACAAGGTAGAAGCCCGTCGTCTTGCGATTGAAGCGGGAATCCCAGTCATTCCAGGCACTCCGGAGCCAATCGAAACACTCCAAGAGGCGCTTCTCTTTGCCAAAGAATACGGCTACCCCATCATTATTAAAGGCGTATCTGGTGGCGGAGGCCGTGGCATGCGTATCGTCCGCAGTCAGGAGGAATTACAAGATTCGTTAGATCGTGCCCGTTCCGAGGCCCGCTCTTCCTTCGGCAATGCCAAGGTGTATTTGGAGCGATACTTGGAACAGCCCAAACACATCGAGGTCCAAATTCTCGGTGACAACCACGGAAACATCGTCCATCTGTATGAGCGCGATTGCTCTGTTCAACGGCGCCATCAAAAAGTGGTCGAAGTAGCACCGAGCCTATCGTTGGATGACAAGCTGCGTGAAGATATTTGCCAGGCTGCTCTCACTCTCATGAAAAAAGCCGGTTATTCGAACGCAGGGACTGTCGAGTTTTTGTTAACGCCGGACAAGCGTTTTTATTTTATAGAAGTCAACCCACGCATTCAGGTAGAGCATACCATCACGGAGCTCATCACTGGCATCGACATTGTTCAGTCGCAGATTCGCGTAGCCGAGGGCCATCCCCTCTCCGATGAGGAGATTGGCATCCGATCCCAGAGTGATATCCAGATGAGTGGTTTTGCCATCCAATGCCGCGTCACGACAGAAGACGCTGAAAACAACTTCCTGCCAGATGCCGGTCGCTTGTCCGCCTGGCGTTCCGGTGGAGGCTTCGGCGTAAGGCTGGATGGAGGCAATGGTTATCCGGGCGCGATCATCACACCGTTCTATGACTCGCTACTGGTCAAAATCTCCACGTATGGCACGAGCTTCGATCAAGCGGCTCGCAAAATGCTGCGAACTTTGCGTGAGTTCCGGATTCGTGGTGTGAAAACGAACCTGCCGTTTTTGGAAAATGTCGTGACACATCCTGATTTTTTGAGTGGCAACTACGATACGTCGTTTATTGACACCAAACCAGAGCTATTCATCTTCCCTGGCCGTCAAGACCGGGGTACCAAATTACTATCTTATATCGGAGATACGATTGTCAACGGATATCCCGGTCTCCAGAAATCGGAGAAAAAGCCGCACTTCGACTCGCCTCGCATCCCGCGGACACCATTTACCCAGCCATATCCGGACGGCACCAAGCAAATTCTGGACAAAGAAGGTGCCGACGGTCTGGTACGCTGGATTCAGGCGCAGAAACAGGTGCTCGTCACGGACACGACATTCCGCGATGCCCACCAGTCTTTGTTTGCAACGCGTGTGCGCACCTACGATCTCGCCTCCATTGCAGAGGCGACAGGCAAGCTCGGTTCTGGCCTTTTCTCGCTGGAGATGTGGGGCGGTGCCACTTTTGACACGACCATGCGCTTTTTGCAGGAATCTCCCTGGGAGCGGCTACAAATTCTCCGCCAGCGCATACCGAATGTCCTGTTCCAAATGCTCTTGCGCGGAGCAAATGGCGTAGGCTACACCAACTACCCGGATAATGTGATTCACTCCTTCGTCAAAGCATCTGCCGAAAATGGCATTGATGTCTTCCGGATCTTTGACAGCCTGAACTGGCTTCCTGGAATGCAAACAGCCATTGAAGCCGTTCGTGAATCTGGCAAGGTAGCCGAAGCAGCGATTTGCTACACCGGAGATATTCTCGACCCGACCAAGACCAAGTACAGCTTGGCCTACTATGTCAATCTGGCAAAAGAATTGGAAAAAGCAGGTGCCCATATTCTCGCGATCAAGGATATGGCCGGTCTTTTGAAGCCGTATGCTGCTTATTCGCTCGTCTCTGCCTTAAAACAAGAAATCAGCATTCCGATCCATCTGCACACTCACGATACGTCTGGAAACGCTGGAGCCATGCTTCTGAAAGCGATCGAAGCAGGCGTGGATATCGTCGATGCTTGCGTCAGCTCCATGTCTGGACTCACTTCCCAGCCAAGCTTGAACGGGTTGATCGCAACCCTTGCCCATACGGAGCGTGAGACGGGCTTATCTCTTGAATCGTTCAACAAGCTGTCTGATTACTGGGAAGATGTACGTCCGTACTACCAAGGCTTTGAAAGCGGCATGAAGGCGAGCAACACGGAGGTATACGTTCACGAAATGCCAGGCGGACAATATACCAATCTGGAGCAGCAAGCCAAAGCCGTTGGTCTGGAAGGCCGTTGGGACGAAGTAAAGCAGATGTATGCTGTGGTCAATCAAATGTGTGGTGACATCGTAAAAGTGACCCCTTCTTCCAAGGTCGTCGGGGATATGGCGCTGTTCATGGTCCAAAACAACTTGAATGAAGAAAACATTTGGGAGAAAGGAACACGCCTCGACTTTCCGGATTCCGTCATTCAATTTTTCCAAGGGTATCTTGGCCAACCGCCAGGCGGATTCCCGAAGGAGCTACAGGAACTCGTGCTAAAAGGCCGCGATGCCTTTACTACACGTCCTGGCGAATTGCTCGCACCCATTGACTTTACGCAAGTTGCTGCTGAGCTGGAAGCCAAAATCGGACGTGAGCCCAGTCATTTAGACATCCTGTCCTATATCATGTATCCGCAGGTTTATTTGCAATTTGAACAACGCCTGAAGGAATACGGCGACCTGTCCGTTTTGGATACAGGAACGTTTTTCTACGGATTGCGTCCAGGTGAAGAAACTGCCATTACGATCGAGCGCGGTAAAACACTGATTATCAAGCTGGTCGCAGTCGGCGAGCTTCATCCAGATGGCCGTCGCATCATCTATTTTGAATTGAACGGACAGCCACGTGAACTCTTCATCCGTGACCAATCCGCAAAAGTCTCTGAACTGATCCGCCGAAAAGCAGAAGCACAAAACCCTGCCCACCTCGGTGCCTCTATGCCAGGAAAAGTGCTCAAGGTGCTTGTAGCAGAAGGTGACAAGGTGCGTAAAGGCGAGCATCTTTTGGTGAGTGAAGCGATGAAAATGGAGACGACGATTCAGGCCCCACTCGACGGAAAAATTAAAGCCGTCTATGTGAAAGCAGGTGAAGCCATTCAAACTGGTGATCTGCTCATTGAAATGGAGTAG
- the ytfJ gene encoding GerW family sporulation protein: MADHPIQGLMRTAMENLKQMVDVNTIIGDPVETPDGSVILPISKVGFGFAAGGSEFQYDHHHNGHQHTQQHEHTANPFGGGSGGGVSITPVAFLVVGKQGIRSIPLENTTHLYDRILDSVPQIVDKVQGMFTKSDDTPVYSNTTIIAGAEEQDLEDLMDRK, translated from the coding sequence ATGGCAGACCACCCGATTCAAGGCCTGATGAGAACAGCGATGGAAAATCTCAAGCAAATGGTGGACGTGAATACAATCATTGGTGATCCTGTTGAGACACCTGATGGTAGTGTCATTCTTCCGATCTCCAAGGTAGGATTTGGTTTCGCGGCCGGGGGTAGTGAGTTCCAATACGATCACCATCATAATGGGCACCAACACACTCAACAGCATGAACATACTGCTAACCCATTTGGAGGGGGGAGTGGGGGCGGTGTTTCCATCACACCTGTAGCTTTCTTGGTCGTTGGCAAACAAGGAATTCGTTCGATTCCGCTTGAAAATACGACCCATCTCTACGACCGGATTTTGGATTCTGTTCCGCAAATCGTGGATAAGGTTCAGGGGATGTTTACCAAATCGGATGATACTCCTGTTTATTCCAATACGACGATTATTGCCGGAGCAGAAGAACAAGATTTGGAAGACCTTATGGATCGAAAGTAA
- a CDS encoding DUF2953 domain-containing protein, producing the protein MVWVLLGLLGLFVLLVITPIKLTCFYSREGEDDQLEITIAAWGIIRRKYEIPILLLKMTEAGPELVAKVETIQHGSKLREKVKDFTRRQVKKWYRNYRDVLERVRDLLPLLKDLFKQVRCTKLEWHTLLGTGQAAETGALTGLIWGVKSLIVGILSHSISLQTMPAMSVQPVWNQALLHTKVQAVLHFYLGQFVFYALKVFLRIRKSKQRKWQAAPTRA; encoded by the coding sequence ATGGTATGGGTGTTGTTAGGATTGCTTGGTTTATTTGTCCTACTAGTGATCACGCCAATAAAATTGACGTGTTTTTACAGTCGCGAGGGCGAAGATGATCAATTGGAAATTACGATAGCAGCTTGGGGTATCATTCGCAGGAAATACGAAATACCCATTCTCCTTTTGAAAATGACAGAAGCTGGGCCTGAGCTTGTCGCAAAGGTGGAAACAATCCAGCATGGAAGCAAGCTTCGGGAAAAGGTCAAGGATTTTACGCGCAGGCAAGTGAAAAAATGGTACCGGAATTATCGGGATGTGCTGGAAAGAGTTCGTGACTTGCTGCCTTTGCTAAAAGACCTGTTCAAACAAGTTCGTTGTACGAAATTAGAATGGCATACGTTGTTAGGCACAGGTCAGGCGGCTGAAACAGGGGCGCTGACAGGACTGATCTGGGGTGTGAAAAGCCTGATTGTAGGAATCCTCTCCCACTCCATCTCCTTACAGACGATGCCAGCCATGAGTGTACAGCCTGTCTGGAACCAAGCACTTCTACATACGAAAGTTCAAGCGGTGTTGCATTTTTATTTGGGGCAGTTCGTTTTCTACGCGTTGAAAGTTTTTCTGCGGATTCGAAAAAGTAAGCAGCGAAAATGGCAAGCTGCACCGACGCGTGCCTAA
- a CDS encoding S-layer homology domain-containing protein, which translates to MMKKRMILASLVAFMLIGTPVVEAETTHMNETPYVDISGHWAEQQINQLYIANVIGQNEYFRPDDNVTLGELLTMFVNAKGIEPLGNKQSSFADVPANSWLSSYAETAYRLGIVHGQKQGNYLYLHPDAPVKRAELASILVRTMGDSGVVNNLKWSTTIQTLNQYADGSNVNEKEQRPLVYAMQNGLMSAYEDGTLKPNKYMTRAEAATYAALGLLPGKPKTTKALANGTPFRQELTVQTTAYSYTNDKILSYLEYPLREGVVAVDPNVIPLGKHLYIDGYGYAVAADIGGAVKQRHVDLYLPTLNEAENHGLQKGVKVYVLD; encoded by the coding sequence ATGATGAAGAAACGGATGATCCTTGCCTCGCTGGTAGCCTTTATGCTCATAGGTACACCAGTTGTCGAGGCAGAAACAACTCACATGAACGAAACACCTTATGTAGACATTAGCGGCCATTGGGCAGAACAACAAATCAATCAATTATACATAGCCAACGTAATTGGTCAAAACGAATATTTTCGACCTGATGACAACGTGACATTGGGTGAACTGCTTACGATGTTTGTGAATGCCAAAGGAATTGAACCTCTTGGTAACAAGCAATCATCCTTTGCGGACGTACCGGCAAACAGCTGGCTGTCGTCCTATGCCGAAACGGCCTATCGACTGGGAATTGTCCATGGGCAAAAGCAGGGGAATTACCTGTACCTACATCCGGATGCTCCCGTAAAAAGAGCAGAGCTCGCCTCTATTCTGGTAAGAACGATGGGGGACAGCGGAGTAGTCAATAACTTGAAGTGGTCTACGACGATCCAGACATTGAACCAATACGCGGATGGAAGCAATGTAAACGAGAAAGAGCAACGCCCACTCGTTTACGCCATGCAAAACGGGTTAATGAGTGCCTATGAGGACGGTACATTAAAACCGAACAAGTATATGACGAGAGCCGAAGCAGCCACATACGCGGCCCTTGGCTTGCTTCCGGGTAAGCCGAAAACGACAAAAGCCCTCGCCAACGGAACACCTTTTCGCCAGGAATTAACGGTACAGACGACTGCTTACAGCTATACGAACGACAAGATCCTGTCGTATTTAGAGTATCCACTGCGCGAAGGTGTTGTAGCGGTTGATCCAAATGTCATTCCGCTTGGTAAACACCTGTACATCGATGGTTACGGCTATGCAGTGGCAGCTGATATCGGTGGTGCGGTTAAGCAACGCCATGTGGATCTGTATCTTCCGACATTGAACGAAGCTGAAAATCATGGCCTGCAAAAAGGCGTCAAAGTATACGTGCTTGATTAA
- the sleB gene encoding spore cortex-lytic enzyme encodes MWWSKKVVTTLLAAFMAVAFIFPADSLAATQIQRGSVNGDVWDLQYRLQMLGYYDDKLDGIYGANTTKAVRQFQKAYGLRIDGITGPNTWRVLKKVSVNKAEMQMLAQLVYSEARGEPYEGQVAVAAVALNRVQSKNFPDTLAGVIFEPLAFTAVDDGQFWMTPNKTAYRAAWDAVRGWDPSNHSLYYFNPVTATSDWIWSRTQVKKIGKHIFAV; translated from the coding sequence ATGTGGTGGAGCAAGAAAGTAGTAACAACCTTGCTTGCTGCCTTTATGGCTGTAGCGTTTATTTTCCCGGCCGACTCCCTGGCAGCTACACAGATTCAGCGTGGTAGTGTGAACGGGGATGTATGGGATTTGCAGTATCGCTTGCAGATGCTGGGTTACTACGATGACAAATTGGATGGCATTTACGGAGCGAATACAACAAAGGCCGTCAGACAGTTTCAAAAAGCATACGGATTACGGATTGACGGTATCACTGGTCCAAATACATGGCGCGTTCTCAAGAAAGTGTCGGTAAATAAAGCGGAAATGCAGATGCTGGCGCAGCTGGTTTATTCGGAAGCACGCGGAGAACCTTATGAGGGCCAAGTAGCAGTAGCTGCGGTTGCGTTGAACCGTGTTCAGTCCAAAAACTTCCCCGATACGCTTGCGGGTGTCATCTTTGAGCCATTAGCGTTTACCGCTGTAGATGATGGACAATTCTGGATGACTCCTAACAAGACTGCTTACCGGGCAGCTTGGGATGCCGTGCGAGGATGGGACCCAAGCAACCATTCTCTTTACTACTTTAACCCTGTTACAGCGACCTCCGATTGGATTTGGTCCCGTACACAAGTGAAGAAGATCGGCAAACACATTTTTGCCGTGTAA
- the spoVAE gene encoding stage V sporulation protein AE gives MMFLWAFLVGGTICLIGQFLMDVVKLTPAHTMSSLVVTGAVLDGFGLYEPLVNFAGAGATVPITSFGNALVHGAMAEAEKHGVIGIITGIFEVTSAGISAAIVFGFIMAVMFRPKG, from the coding sequence ATGATGTTTTTGTGGGCGTTTCTCGTAGGAGGAACGATTTGCTTAATCGGTCAATTTCTCATGGATGTCGTCAAGCTCACACCTGCTCATACGATGTCCTCTCTTGTTGTCACAGGGGCAGTGCTAGACGGATTCGGTCTATACGAGCCACTGGTTAATTTTGCTGGAGCAGGAGCAACAGTACCAATCACGAGCTTTGGAAATGCACTCGTGCACGGGGCAATGGCGGAAGCGGAGAAGCATGGAGTCATTGGCATCATTACCGGCATTTTTGAAGTGACGAGTGCGGGTATTTCAGCAGCCATCGTCTTCGGATTTATCATGGCAGTCATGTTCCGACCTAAAGGATAG
- the spoVAD gene encoding stage V sporulation protein AD: protein MRQGHQSWVFPLKPVILGHAAIGGPFEAKGPLAEDFDILHGDLMIGQDSWEKAEKVLLEEACSKAVEKAGLTKEQINFMLAGDLMNQIISASFSARTLSIPFLGIFGACSTAMEGLALAALMVNSQAADYVLAATSSHNGAAEKQYRYPTEYGSQKPPTAQWTVTGAGAAVVASQGKGLRIAGATIGHVVDMGLTDPFNMGAAMAPAALSTIESHFRDFQLPHDHYDLIVTGDLGRTGHAILSELLPKHHMHIPLERYVDCGKLIYGENPNVWSGGSGCGCIATVTYGHLLRRMKQGEWKRILLVATGALLSPLTFQQGESIPCIAHAVAVESEQLGE, encoded by the coding sequence ATGCGCCAAGGTCATCAGTCTTGGGTCTTTCCTTTAAAACCTGTCATTCTCGGGCACGCTGCGATTGGTGGGCCTTTTGAGGCTAAGGGACCGTTAGCCGAAGACTTTGATATCCTGCACGGTGACTTGATGATTGGACAAGACAGCTGGGAAAAAGCGGAGAAAGTCCTGCTGGAAGAAGCGTGCTCGAAAGCGGTGGAGAAAGCGGGTCTCACAAAAGAGCAAATAAACTTTATGCTTGCCGGGGATTTAATGAACCAGATCATATCTGCGAGCTTTTCGGCCCGGACGCTTTCGATACCGTTCCTGGGGATTTTCGGTGCGTGCTCAACAGCGATGGAAGGCTTGGCCTTGGCTGCTCTCATGGTAAATAGTCAAGCTGCTGATTACGTCTTGGCTGCTACCTCCAGTCACAATGGGGCTGCGGAAAAGCAATATCGGTATCCAACAGAGTACGGCTCCCAGAAGCCCCCTACGGCACAATGGACAGTGACGGGAGCAGGGGCTGCTGTTGTAGCCAGTCAAGGTAAGGGGCTGCGGATTGCGGGAGCTACCATCGGGCATGTAGTCGATATGGGATTGACAGACCCATTCAATATGGGAGCAGCGATGGCACCAGCCGCATTATCCACGATTGAGTCGCATTTCCGTGACTTTCAGCTCCCTCACGACCATTATGATTTGATCGTAACAGGCGATTTAGGACGAACGGGCCATGCCATTTTATCTGAGCTACTGCCCAAGCATCACATGCATATCCCACTAGAGCGTTATGTCGATTGTGGGAAACTCATTTATGGAGAAAATCCGAATGTGTGGTCGGGGGGGAGCGGATGTGGCTGTATCGCTACAGTGACCTACGGGCATCTACTACGGCGGATGAAGCAAGGAGAGTGGAAGCGGATCTTGCTGGTTGCGACGGGAGCCCTCTTATCTCCATTGACCTTCCAGCAGGGAGAAAGCATTCCTTGCATCGCGCATGCCGTGGCTGTTGAGTCGGAGCAACTTGGAGAGTGA
- the spoVAC gene encoding stage V sporulation protein AC — protein MADQKKKKLTPVQQEYQQLAKTHEPRQPLLRNFTRAFLVGGGICMIGQGIQEMFIHYFDFTEKTAGNPTVAVLILLSALLTGLGLYDRIAQWAGAGTSVPVTGFANSIASAAIEHRSEGFVLGVGGNMFKLAGSVIVFGVAAAFVIGLIKTLFTMGG, from the coding sequence ATGGCAGACCAAAAAAAGAAAAAGCTGACCCCCGTCCAGCAAGAATATCAGCAATTGGCAAAGACGCACGAGCCTCGGCAACCGCTATTGCGCAATTTTACCCGGGCATTCTTAGTGGGTGGGGGCATTTGTATGATCGGGCAAGGGATACAAGAAATGTTCATTCATTACTTCGATTTTACGGAGAAAACCGCTGGGAATCCTACAGTAGCTGTCTTGATCCTTCTTTCTGCTCTGTTGACCGGTCTAGGACTATATGACCGGATTGCCCAATGGGCTGGGGCAGGTACGAGTGTGCCAGTTACAGGTTTTGCCAACTCGATAGCATCTGCGGCCATTGAGCATCGCAGCGAAGGATTTGTGCTGGGAGTCGGCGGTAACATGTTCAAGCTCGCGGGGTCAGTGATTGTGTTTGGAGTGGCGGCGGCATTTGTCATTGGCTTGATCAAAACATTGTTTACGATGGGAGGCTGA
- a CDS encoding DUF421 domain-containing protein, whose protein sequence is MPDWLIILLRSIGAVAYLFLLTKIIGKRQIKQLTYIEYIVGISIGSIAAFMATEMDGPVYHSLIGMGVFALFPYLMEWLSLKSKLLRDLFEGKSTVLIKEGKILEDNLKKERLTAEDLMEQLRIKNVFRVADVEFALMETSGEVSVLLKSESQPVTPKHLELTVAPSEENQVVIMDGMIMDEPLATAGLNRRWVRTELQKAGVALENVFLGQVDKGGDLYLDLYDDKLMVPGAQAMKLAFATLKKCQADLELYALNTKNEQMKRTYQTDSERLQQIIDQVKPFMIR, encoded by the coding sequence ATGCCTGATTGGTTAATAATCCTTTTGCGCTCAATAGGCGCTGTTGCTTACTTATTTCTATTGACAAAGATCATTGGAAAAAGGCAAATCAAGCAACTTACATATATCGAATATATCGTCGGTATCAGCATCGGTTCGATTGCGGCCTTTATGGCAACCGAAATGGATGGGCCGGTCTACCATAGTTTAATTGGCATGGGGGTATTTGCGCTTTTTCCTTATTTAATGGAGTGGCTTTCCCTCAAGAGCAAGCTTCTCCGCGATCTATTTGAAGGGAAATCAACGGTTCTCATCAAGGAAGGCAAGATTTTGGAAGACAATCTGAAAAAGGAACGTTTGACTGCGGAAGACTTGATGGAACAATTACGAATCAAAAACGTGTTCCGAGTAGCCGATGTGGAGTTTGCATTGATGGAAACAAGCGGGGAAGTCAGTGTCCTCTTAAAATCAGAGAGTCAGCCGGTAACTCCCAAACACCTTGAATTGACAGTGGCTCCTTCGGAAGAGAATCAAGTGGTCATTATGGATGGGATGATCATGGACGAGCCGCTAGCAACAGCAGGTCTAAATCGCAGATGGGTGCGCACGGAGCTGCAAAAAGCGGGAGTGGCATTGGAAAATGTTTTCCTCGGCCAAGTAGACAAAGGGGGAGACCTCTATCTCGACCTCTATGACGATAAACTGATGGTTCCTGGGGCCCAAGCAATGAAGCTGGCTTTTGCTACATTGAAAAAATGTCAGGCGGATTTGGAGCTGTATGCACTCAATACAAAAAATGAACAAATGAAGCGTACCTACCAAACCGATTCGGAACGGCTCCAACAGATTATCGATCAAGTAAAGCCGTTCATGATACGGTAA
- a CDS encoding DUF1657 domain-containing protein: MTVGAQVKQTLASLKGAQADFETFALSTQNKKAKQLYSQAAEQTQSIVDNLQQRVTELEKEEPQFKGF, translated from the coding sequence ATGACAGTAGGAGCACAAGTGAAACAAACGCTTGCCAGCTTGAAAGGCGCACAAGCAGATTTTGAAACGTTTGCTCTTAGCACGCAAAACAAGAAAGCGAAGCAACTGTATTCGCAAGCAGCAGAGCAAACGCAATCCATCGTAGATAACCTCCAGCAGCGTGTAACGGAGCTGGAAAAGGAAGAACCGCAGTTTAAGGGATTCTAG
- a CDS encoding alpha/beta-type small acid-soluble spore protein, which yields MANNNRSSNNLVVPQANQALDQLKYEIASEFGVQLGPDTTSRQNGSVGGEITKRLVSFAEQQLAGRG from the coding sequence ATGGCTAACAACAACAGATCCAGTAACAATCTGGTGGTTCCTCAAGCAAACCAAGCTCTGGACCAACTGAAATACGAAATCGCATCCGAATTCGGTGTTCAGCTTGGACCAGACACTACTTCCCGTCAAAACGGTTCAGTTGGAGGAGAGATTACAAAACGTCTTGTCTCCTTTGCTGAGCAACAATTGGCTGGACGTGGCTAA